A window from Glaciimonas sp. PCH181 encodes these proteins:
- a CDS encoding methanol/ethanol family PQQ-dependent dehydrogenase, translating into MSSRKSFRNWWQYAVLLAVPVFASASSDIEALTKDSNNWAMQAGNFANQRYSELKQINKSNAKNLQVAWTFSTGVLRGHEGGPLVVGDTMYVHSPFPNKVFAVNLEDQKIKWKYEPKQDSAVIPVMCCDTVNRGVAYADNKVFLQQADTTLVALDAKTGKEIWKVKVGDPKIGETTTNAPHIFKDKVITGISGGEFGVRGRLTAYDINTGKEVWKAYSTGPDAEMLMDPQKTMTWTDGKMAPVGKDSSLKTWSGDQWKLGGGTTWGWYSYDPALNLVYYGSGNPSTWNPSQRPGDNKWSMTIFARDLDTGEAKWVFQMTPHDEWDYDGVNEMILANIKVKGQQRKTLVHMDRNGFAYTMDRSSGELLVAEKYDPTVNWASGVDMKTGRPILDAKYSTDRQGPDVNIKGICPTALGTKDQQPASFSPKTGLFYVPTNHVCMDYEPFKVDYTAGQPYVGATLSMYPATAKGNMGNFIAWDAGTGKIVWSKPERFSVWSGALSTAGDVVFYGTLEGYIKAVDNNGKELWRFKTPSGIIGNVHTWSFKGKQYIGVLSGIGGWAGIGLAAGLEKSTDGLGAVGGYKDLANYTELGGVLTVFALPGKAGV; encoded by the coding sequence ATGTCATCCCGAAAGAGCTTCAGAAACTGGTGGCAATACGCGGTGTTACTCGCGGTACCAGTTTTCGCATCCGCGAGTTCCGATATTGAGGCGCTCACCAAAGATTCAAATAATTGGGCAATGCAGGCCGGTAATTTTGCGAATCAACGTTACAGTGAACTTAAACAAATCAATAAAAGTAACGCCAAGAATCTGCAAGTGGCGTGGACCTTCTCTACTGGTGTTTTGCGCGGTCATGAAGGCGGCCCGTTGGTAGTCGGCGATACGATGTATGTGCATAGTCCATTCCCTAACAAAGTGTTTGCGGTTAATCTCGAAGACCAGAAAATAAAATGGAAATACGAGCCTAAACAAGACTCGGCCGTTATCCCTGTAATGTGTTGCGACACGGTCAATCGTGGCGTTGCTTACGCAGACAATAAAGTCTTCTTGCAACAGGCCGACACAACGTTGGTCGCCTTGGATGCCAAGACTGGTAAAGAAATTTGGAAAGTCAAAGTCGGCGATCCAAAAATCGGCGAAACCACTACCAACGCACCGCATATCTTCAAGGATAAAGTCATCACCGGTATCAGCGGTGGCGAATTCGGTGTGCGTGGTCGTTTGACTGCCTACGACATCAATACTGGCAAAGAAGTCTGGAAAGCCTACAGCACCGGACCAGATGCTGAAATGCTGATGGACCCACAAAAAACCATGACCTGGACTGACGGCAAGATGGCGCCAGTCGGCAAAGATTCTTCACTCAAAACATGGAGCGGCGATCAATGGAAACTCGGCGGCGGTACAACCTGGGGCTGGTATAGCTATGATCCTGCGTTGAACCTTGTGTACTACGGCAGCGGAAATCCAAGTACATGGAACCCAAGCCAACGTCCTGGCGACAACAAATGGTCGATGACTATTTTTGCCCGCGATCTGGATACCGGCGAAGCCAAATGGGTCTTCCAAATGACACCGCATGACGAGTGGGATTATGACGGCGTCAACGAAATGATTTTGGCCAATATCAAGGTCAAAGGTCAGCAGCGCAAGACGTTGGTTCACATGGACCGTAATGGCTTTGCATACACGATGGACCGTTCTTCCGGCGAATTGTTAGTCGCTGAAAAATACGATCCAACTGTCAACTGGGCCTCAGGCGTCGACATGAAAACAGGTCGTCCTATCCTTGATGCAAAGTACAGCACAGACCGTCAAGGTCCTGATGTCAACATCAAAGGTATTTGCCCAACAGCACTGGGTACGAAGGATCAGCAACCAGCCTCGTTCTCACCAAAAACTGGTCTGTTTTATGTGCCGACTAACCATGTCTGCATGGACTACGAGCCATTCAAAGTTGATTACACAGCAGGTCAGCCGTATGTTGGTGCCACGCTCTCAATGTACCCAGCAACAGCCAAAGGCAACATGGGTAACTTTATTGCCTGGGATGCCGGTACAGGCAAAATCGTCTGGTCCAAGCCAGAAAGATTCTCCGTCTGGAGCGGTGCGTTGTCGACTGCCGGTGACGTCGTGTTCTACGGCACGCTGGAAGGCTACATCAAAGCAGTGGACAACAACGGTAAGGAACTATGGAGATTCAAAACCCCATCGGGCATTATCGGCAACGTTCATACATGGTCATTTAAAGGCAAACAATATATCGGTGTGCTGTCCGGCATCGGTGGTTGGGCCGGTATCGGCCTGGCCGCAGGTCTGGAGAAATCCACCGATGGTTTGGGCGCAGTGGGCGGCTATAAAGACTTGGCTAACTACACCGAACTGGGCGGTGTCTTGACAGTGTTCGCACTGCCAGGCAAGGCGGGCGTATAA
- a CDS encoding aldo/keto reductase: MQYRRLGNSNLKVSALCLGTMMFGDQTDIGEAERIVASARAHGVNFIDTADVYSKGGSEEMVGKVLAADRPNWVLATKLGNPMSTQPNQSNYSRHWIISEVESSLKRLGTDYLDILYLHRDYHDENLEEAVRSLGDLIRQGKIRAFGLSNFRGWRIAEVVRLCEKLGVPQPIVCQPYYNLLNRMPEVEILPACAHYGLGVVPYSPIARGVLTGKYLPGQQPPENTRVSRGDKRIMETEFREESLVIAQHLKQHSEARGIQLGQFATAWVLANLNISSVIAGPRTLAQMEDYYAAIDVKISAEDEALVDSLVAPGHASTPGYTDPSYPFFGRRKAG; encoded by the coding sequence ATGCAATATCGACGTCTCGGCAATAGCAATCTGAAGGTCTCCGCGCTCTGCCTCGGCACCATGATGTTCGGTGATCAGACTGACATCGGCGAAGCGGAGCGGATTGTCGCCTCCGCCCGCGCACATGGCGTTAATTTTATCGATACGGCGGATGTCTACAGCAAAGGCGGTTCTGAAGAAATGGTCGGCAAAGTATTGGCTGCCGATCGTCCAAATTGGGTGCTCGCCACCAAGCTCGGCAATCCGATGAGCACGCAACCAAATCAATCTAATTATTCGCGTCACTGGATCATCAGCGAGGTGGAAAGCAGCCTCAAGCGTCTTGGTACGGACTATCTCGATATTCTGTATCTGCACCGTGATTATCATGACGAAAATCTGGAAGAAGCGGTGCGCAGTCTTGGCGATCTAATTCGGCAAGGCAAGATTCGTGCTTTTGGTCTCTCCAATTTTCGCGGTTGGCGAATTGCTGAAGTCGTCCGTTTATGCGAAAAACTTGGCGTGCCACAACCGATCGTATGTCAGCCTTATTACAATCTGCTAAACCGGATGCCGGAAGTCGAAATTTTGCCTGCATGCGCTCATTACGGCCTTGGCGTCGTCCCTTACAGCCCGATTGCGCGTGGCGTACTTACCGGCAAATACCTGCCGGGCCAGCAGCCCCCGGAAAACACCCGCGTAAGTCGCGGCGACAAACGCATCATGGAAACCGAATTCCGGGAAGAATCGCTAGTAATCGCTCAACACCTGAAGCAACACAGCGAAGCCCGTGGAATTCAACTGGGCCAGTTTGCCACCGCCTGGGTGCTGGCAAATCTGAACATCAGCTCAGTCATCGCCGGACCGCGCACATTGGCGCAAATGGAAGATTATTATGCCGCGATAGACGTCAAGATTTCCGCCGAGGATGAGGCGCTGGTAGATAGTCTGGTTGCACCGGGACATGCTTCGACACCGGGTTATACCGATCCGAGTTATCCGTTTTTTGGACGACGTAAGGCAGGCTAA
- a CDS encoding transglutaminase family protein produces MSDFAAQVVPIAPVALISGLPCARYRVVHETLYTYQSVVTLSQQYLHLTPRSFPYQQSESHQLRIEPAQEDGSDGHDYFGNITRHLSITVPHKTLLVLAESVVVLKPRVALAQIKGTRPWESLRDSVQHDKTAAGLEACRYLYASPHVNLSAELEEYALISYTEGRPLLDAALDLTQRIFEDFEFDDKATEISTPLEEVLKGRRGVCQDFAQLMIGCLRSLGLPARYVSGYILTHPPAGQPRMIGADASHAWVSVFCPELGWIDFDPTNRCLVQTEHITLGWGRDFSDVTPMRGIVLGGGEQTLEVRVTVSPLPLV; encoded by the coding sequence ATGAGCGATTTTGCAGCGCAGGTTGTGCCGATTGCGCCGGTTGCCTTGATCTCGGGCTTGCCGTGTGCGCGTTACCGTGTCGTGCACGAAACCCTTTATACCTATCAGAGCGTCGTCACGCTGTCGCAGCAATACCTGCATTTGACGCCGCGATCTTTCCCTTATCAGCAGTCCGAATCGCATCAACTTCGGATTGAGCCAGCGCAAGAAGACGGCTCTGACGGTCACGATTATTTTGGTAATATCACCCGCCATCTCTCCATCACGGTACCGCACAAAACGTTGCTGGTGCTGGCTGAGTCGGTCGTTGTTCTCAAGCCTCGCGTCGCGTTGGCACAGATCAAAGGGACGCGTCCGTGGGAGAGTCTGCGCGATAGCGTACAGCATGACAAGACCGCCGCCGGACTGGAAGCGTGCCGCTATTTATATGCGTCGCCGCACGTCAATCTCAGCGCTGAATTGGAAGAATATGCGCTCATTAGTTATACCGAAGGCAGACCATTGCTGGATGCCGCGCTGGATTTAACGCAGCGGATTTTTGAAGATTTTGAGTTCGACGATAAAGCGACGGAAATCTCAACGCCGTTAGAAGAAGTGTTAAAAGGTCGGCGCGGCGTCTGTCAGGATTTTGCGCAATTAATGATCGGCTGTCTACGCAGTCTGGGCCTGCCAGCGCGCTATGTCAGCGGCTATATTCTGACCCATCCGCCAGCGGGACAACCTCGCATGATCGGCGCGGATGCATCGCACGCCTGGGTCTCGGTATTTTGTCCGGAACTGGGCTGGATTGATTTCGATCCGACCAATCGTTGTCTGGTACAAACCGAGCACATTACTTTAGGCTGGGGCCGCGATTTTAGCGACGTCACGCCTATGCGCGGCATCGTCTTAGGCGGTGGTGAGCAGACGCTTGAGGTGCGGGTAACGGTTAGTCCGCTGCCGTTAGTTTAA